The Deinococcus ruber region CGCGTCACTTCGCTCGAACGGGTGCGCCGTATGCCCTGGACGCTCAGACAGGAAAACGTGTTGCGCGAGGTCGAGGCCGGAACGCCGCTGGGTGAGCTGGCTCGCGACGCAGAAGCGCGGCAGATGCTGTCACGGCTGGCCCGGCTGGGGCTGCTGGCCGCCCGGCGATCCAGAACGGCCCGGCTGACCGTGGCCGTTACAAAAGAGGTGTCGGGCGTCGTGGTGATCGATGATGCCATCGTGCGGCGCTGGCAGGGCGACCTTGGACGACACATCTCTCATATCGCTCTGCGCGATCCCGACAACATGGTGCATAAGCTCCGTATCACGTCCAGTACCACTGCTGGGACGCAGGTGATGTTGCCACCTGAACTGCTGCTGCGAACCAGTCTGCGCGTCGGTGACGCCGTACTGGTGCAGCCTGCCCACTGAACATTGCAGGACCGGGCGGCAGTCAAATACGGTGGATTTTAACTGGTCTACTCCAGCATTCGGATTTCTGGGCGGTTGCCGTGGATAATGCCGCCCAGCAGAAGTATTCGAGACGCGCCCACTTCCGCAGTGTCCTGCCGCTAAGATGGCCGCATGCACATGCCGGACGCTTCCGCCGCCGCTTCTTCCTCTCTCCCGTTTCTGTCGAGTGCCCGCGAGATCGCCGCACGGGTGTCGAGCGGGCAGGCGACGCCCCAGGACACCATTCAGGCGGCCCTTGAACGGGCCGAACAGCAGCGCCATCTGAATGCGCTCATCAGTCTGAATCCTCAGGCTGGGGCGCAGGCGCAGGAAGTGGCAGCCCGTCTCGCAGCGGGTGAACACCTGCCGCTCGCGGGCGTGCCAGTGGTCATCAAAGACAACATGAATCTGCGCGGCACACACACCACCTGTGGCAGCCGCATGCTGGCCGAGTATGTCAGTCCTTATACCGCGACTGCTGTGGCACGGCTACAGTCGGCGGGGGCCATCGTCATCGGCAAGGCCAACATGGACGAATTCGCGATGGGAAGTAGTACCGAAACGAGTGCATTTGGTCCCACGCTCAACCCCTGGGATACCGGGCGCGTACCGGGCGGCACGTCGGGCGGCAGCGCAGCGGTGGTCGCGGCGGGCATCGTGCCGATCAGTCTGGGTTCCGATACCGGCGGGTCGGTGCGTCAACCGGCGGCGTTCACCGGCGTCTACGGCTTCAAACCCACTTATGGACGGGTCAGTCGGTACGGGCTTGTTGCCCACGCCAGCAGTCTCGATCAGATCGGGCCGTTTGCCCGCAGCGCCGCAGATCTGGCCCTGGTCATGAACGTGATCGCGGGTCACGATCCTCTCGACGCGACCAGCCTGAACGCGCCGCTGAACTTTCTGGCCCCCGAAGCCCCCAGGCCGCTGCGAGTGGGTGTCATCCGTGAATCGCTTCAGGGCAATACGCCGGGTGTACAGGCTGTGCTGTCCAGCACCCTCGCGGCACTCGAAAGCGTGGGCGCGACCATCTCGGAGGTCAGTCTTCCCAGTACCGAATACGCGGTGGCGGCGTATTACCTGATTTCAACGCCGGAGGCGAGCAGCAATCTGGCCCGCTACGACGGAATGGTGTATGGCCTGCGTGCGCCCGGCAACGATGTGGGCGCGTCGATGAGTGCGGCCCGTGCTCAGGGCTTCGGGGAGGAGGTCAAGCGCCGCATTCTGATGGGGACTTA contains the following coding sequences:
- a CDS encoding DUF4388 domain-containing protein: MTHSTSSLTTFDFLELLLMLAESRRTGVLRVYRDAEFEAWLQEGQVMHLVFGQLEGVAALIELLSDPRGRFNFEEGHTHPSPKMDASIEAVAMEALAALPLPELVLQGPARVTSLERVRRMPWTLRQENVLREVEAGTPLGELARDAEARQMLSRLARLGLLAARRSRTARLTVAVTKEVSGVVVIDDAIVRRWQGDLGRHISHIALRDPDNMVHKLRITSSTTAGTQVMLPPELLLRTSLRVGDAVLVQPAH
- the gatA gene encoding Asp-tRNA(Asn)/Glu-tRNA(Gln) amidotransferase subunit GatA; the encoded protein is MPDASAAASSSLPFLSSAREIAARVSSGQATPQDTIQAALERAEQQRHLNALISLNPQAGAQAQEVAARLAAGEHLPLAGVPVVIKDNMNLRGTHTTCGSRMLAEYVSPYTATAVARLQSAGAIVIGKANMDEFAMGSSTETSAFGPTLNPWDTGRVPGGTSGGSAAVVAAGIVPISLGSDTGGSVRQPAAFTGVYGFKPTYGRVSRYGLVAHASSLDQIGPFARSAADLALVMNVIAGHDPLDATSLNAPLNFLAPEAPRPLRVGVIRESLQGNTPGVQAVLSSTLAALESVGATISEVSLPSTEYAVAAYYLISTPEASSNLARYDGMVYGLRAPGNDVGASMSAARAQGFGEEVKRRILMGTYALSSGYYDAYYSKAMRVRQLIAQDFARAFEQFDVLLTPTSPFPAFRFGERSGDPLAMYAADVDTVAISLAGVPALSLPMGFEEIEGKRLPVGIQLIAPALADERLLAVAVLLEAQGAVSQEVFTGGA